From the Hevea brasiliensis isolate MT/VB/25A 57/8 chromosome 15, ASM3005281v1, whole genome shotgun sequence genome, one window contains:
- the LOC110673861 gene encoding probable prolyl 4-hydroxylase 6 has translation MKSCKFIVLFFCFLVIFPRFSFSAVQIPRWVGENRILKKGVFSNAFDPTGVTQLSWHPRAFIYKGFLSNDECDHLINLARDKLEKSMVADNESGKSMESEVRTSSGMFLSKAQDKIVADIEARIAAWTFLPEENGESIQILHYEHGQKYEPHFDYFHDKANQELGGHRVATVLMYLSNVERGGETVFPNSEGKMSQPKDDSISDCAKNGYAVKAYKGDALLFFSLHPNATTDPDSLHGSCPVIEGEKWSATKWIHVRSFEKSLKQSRNGDCVDENENCPLWAKAGECEKNPLYMVGDSADGYCRKSCNVCTS, from the exons atgAAATCTTGTAAATTCATCGTCCTTTTCTTTTGTTTCCTCGTAATTTTCCCTCGTTTTTCCTTTTCTGCCGTTCAAATCCCCAGATGGGTCGGTGAAAACAGAAT ATTGAAAAAAGGTGTATTTTCTAATGCGTTTGATCCCACTGGAGTAACTCAACTATCTTGGCATCCCAG GGCTTTCATTTACAAGGGATTTTTATCAAATGACGAGTGTGATCATCTAATAAATTTG GCTAGGGATAAGCTTGAGAAATCAATGGTGGCTGATAATGAATCTGGGAAGAGTATGGAGAGTGAAGTAAGGACAAGCTCTGGCATGTTTCTTAGCAAAGCTCAG GATAAAATTGTTGCTGATATTGAGGCTAGGATTGCTGCATGGACTTTCCTTCCGGAGG AAAATGGAGAATCCATCCAAATACTGCACTATGAGCATGGTCAGAAGTACGAACCCCATTTTGATTATTTTCATGACAAGGCTAATCAAGAGCTGGGTGGCCACCGGGTTGCAACTGTTCTGATGTATTTGTCAAATGTTGAGAGGGGTGGGGAAACAGTGTTCCCAAACTCAGAG GGAAAAATGTCTCAGCCAAAGGATGATAGCATATCTGACTGTGCTAAAAATGGCTATGCAG TGAAAGCCTATAAGGGTGATGCTTTGCTGTTCTTCAGTCTTCATCCTAATGCAACTACTGACCCAGACAGCTTGCATGGCAGCTGCCCAGTTATTGAGGGTGAGAAGTGGTCAGCAACCAAATGGATCCATGTCAGGTCCTTTGAGAAATCTCTCAAGCAATCAAGAAATGGCGATTGTGTTGATGAGAATGAGAACTGCCCTTTATGGGCAAAGGCGGGCGAGTGTGAGAAGAACCCTCTCTATATGGTGGGTGACAGTGCTGATGGCTATTGTAGGAAAAGCTGCAATGTGTGCACATCATAG
- the LOC110673859 gene encoding transcription factor MYB35 isoform X3: MGRPPCCDKSNVKRGLWTAEEDAKILAHVSNHGIGNWTMVPKKAGLNRCGKSCRLRWTNYLRPDLKHDNFAPQEEELIINLHKAIGSRWSLIARELPGRTDNDVKNYWNTKLRKKLSKMGIDPVTHKPFSQMLSDYGNINWISNTGNQIASFNKNLNSNLFSKPESSPVLTGSSSSNNVTLKPPIEQVQENSFASNSCSWELLPQFQGTLTFNSSNKSKTLMG; the protein is encoded by the exons ATGGGGAGACCTCCTTGCTGCGATAAATCCAATGTGAAAAGAGGTCTCTGGACTGCAGAGGAAGATGCAAAGATACTTGCCCATGTATCCAACCATGGGATTGGCAACTGGACAATGGTGCCTAAGAAAGCAG GGCTCAATAGATGTGGGAAGAGCTGTAGGCTGAGATGGACTAATTACTTGAGGCCCGACCTCAAGCATGACAACTTCGCCCCTCAAGAAGAAGAGCTTATTATTAATCTTCACAAGGCTATAGGCAGCAG GTGGTCTTTAATAGCAAGGGAGCTTCCAGGAAGAACAGACAACGATGTCAAGAACTATTGGAACACTAAGCTTAGGAAGAAGCTTTCCAAGATGGGAATTGATCCTGTAACTCATAAACCCTTCTCTCAGATGCTTTCTGATTATGGTAACATTAATTGGATATCAAATACTGGAAACCAAATTGCTTCTTTCAATAAAAACTTGAACTCAAATCTCTTTTCCAAACCAGAATCCTCTCCTGTCTTAACTGGATCTTCAAGTTCCAATAATGTAACCCTGAAGCCTCCCATTGAACAAGTTCAAGAAAATTCATTTGCTAGTAACAGCTGTTCATGGGAACTTCTGCCCCAGTTTCAG GGTACTCTGACTTTCAACAGCAGCAACAAGAGCAAGACTCTCATGGGGTAA
- the LOC110673859 gene encoding transcription factor MYB35 isoform X2 gives MGRPPCCDKSNVKRGLWTAEEDAKILAHVSNHGIGNWTMVPKKAGLNRCGKSCRLRWTNYLRPDLKHDNFAPQEEELIINLHKAIGSRWSLIARELPGRTDNDVKNYWNTKLRKKLSKMGIDPVTHKPFSQMLSDYESSPVLTGSSSSNNVTLKPPIEQVQENSFASNSCSWELLPQFQVTNHEIMQQHLFNEVSSSCSSSSSTTVTQLNSPRSYTCQQSQPPIKPSSSCLWSEFLISDSDPLGYSDFQQQQQEQDSHGVMSSISTQNDIFQGKFTSGNEDFGLYDQRGINGNQTNNYTDASSSSASSFVDGILDKDREMRSQFPELLYPSFEY, from the exons ATGGGGAGACCTCCTTGCTGCGATAAATCCAATGTGAAAAGAGGTCTCTGGACTGCAGAGGAAGATGCAAAGATACTTGCCCATGTATCCAACCATGGGATTGGCAACTGGACAATGGTGCCTAAGAAAGCAG GGCTCAATAGATGTGGGAAGAGCTGTAGGCTGAGATGGACTAATTACTTGAGGCCCGACCTCAAGCATGACAACTTCGCCCCTCAAGAAGAAGAGCTTATTATTAATCTTCACAAGGCTATAGGCAGCAG GTGGTCTTTAATAGCAAGGGAGCTTCCAGGAAGAACAGACAACGATGTCAAGAACTATTGGAACACTAAGCTTAGGAAGAAGCTTTCCAAGATGGGAATTGATCCTGTAACTCATAAACCCTTCTCTCAGATGCTTTCTGATTATG AATCCTCTCCTGTCTTAACTGGATCTTCAAGTTCCAATAATGTAACCCTGAAGCCTCCCATTGAACAAGTTCAAGAAAATTCATTTGCTAGTAACAGCTGTTCATGGGAACTTCTGCCCCAGTTTCAGGTAACTAACCATGAGATTATGCAACAACATTTGTTTAATGAGGTTAGCTCTTCTTGTTCGTCTTCTTCTTCCACTACTGTTACACAATTAAACTCGCCACGATCCTATACCTGCCAACAATCTCAACCTCCAATAAAACCCTCTTCTTCTTGTTTGTGGAGTGAGTTTCTCATCAGTGACAGTGATCCTCTAGGGTACTCTGACTTTCAACAGCAGCAACAAGAGCAAGACTCTCATGGGGTAATGTCATCAATCTCGACACAGAATGATATATTCCAAGGCAAGTTCACTAGTGGGAATGAGGATTTTGGATTATATGATCAAAGGGGAATAAATGGAAATCAAACAAACAACTATACTGATGCATCTTCATCTTCTGCAAGTTCATTTGTGGATGGTATCTTGGATAAGGACAGAGAAATGCGATCACAATTTCCCGAACTTTTATATCCTTCTTTTGAGTACTGA
- the LOC110673859 gene encoding transcription factor MYB35 isoform X4, translated as MGRPPCCDKSNVKRGLWTAEEDAKILAHVSNHGIGNWTMVPKKAGLNRCGKSCRLRWTNYLRPDLKHDNFAPQEEELIINLHKAIGSRWSLIARELPGRTDNDVKNYWNTKLRKKLSKMGIDPVTHKPFSQMLSDYESSPVLTGSSSSNNVTLKPPIEQVQENSFASNSCSWELLPQFQGTLTFNSSNKSKTLMG; from the exons ATGGGGAGACCTCCTTGCTGCGATAAATCCAATGTGAAAAGAGGTCTCTGGACTGCAGAGGAAGATGCAAAGATACTTGCCCATGTATCCAACCATGGGATTGGCAACTGGACAATGGTGCCTAAGAAAGCAG GGCTCAATAGATGTGGGAAGAGCTGTAGGCTGAGATGGACTAATTACTTGAGGCCCGACCTCAAGCATGACAACTTCGCCCCTCAAGAAGAAGAGCTTATTATTAATCTTCACAAGGCTATAGGCAGCAG GTGGTCTTTAATAGCAAGGGAGCTTCCAGGAAGAACAGACAACGATGTCAAGAACTATTGGAACACTAAGCTTAGGAAGAAGCTTTCCAAGATGGGAATTGATCCTGTAACTCATAAACCCTTCTCTCAGATGCTTTCTGATTATG AATCCTCTCCTGTCTTAACTGGATCTTCAAGTTCCAATAATGTAACCCTGAAGCCTCCCATTGAACAAGTTCAAGAAAATTCATTTGCTAGTAACAGCTGTTCATGGGAACTTCTGCCCCAGTTTCAG GGTACTCTGACTTTCAACAGCAGCAACAAGAGCAAGACTCTCATGGGGTAA
- the LOC110673859 gene encoding transcription factor MYB35 isoform X1: protein MGRPPCCDKSNVKRGLWTAEEDAKILAHVSNHGIGNWTMVPKKAGLNRCGKSCRLRWTNYLRPDLKHDNFAPQEEELIINLHKAIGSRWSLIARELPGRTDNDVKNYWNTKLRKKLSKMGIDPVTHKPFSQMLSDYGNINWISNTGNQIASFNKNLNSNLFSKPESSPVLTGSSSSNNVTLKPPIEQVQENSFASNSCSWELLPQFQVTNHEIMQQHLFNEVSSSCSSSSSTTVTQLNSPRSYTCQQSQPPIKPSSSCLWSEFLISDSDPLGYSDFQQQQQEQDSHGVMSSISTQNDIFQGKFTSGNEDFGLYDQRGINGNQTNNYTDASSSSASSFVDGILDKDREMRSQFPELLYPSFEY, encoded by the exons ATGGGGAGACCTCCTTGCTGCGATAAATCCAATGTGAAAAGAGGTCTCTGGACTGCAGAGGAAGATGCAAAGATACTTGCCCATGTATCCAACCATGGGATTGGCAACTGGACAATGGTGCCTAAGAAAGCAG GGCTCAATAGATGTGGGAAGAGCTGTAGGCTGAGATGGACTAATTACTTGAGGCCCGACCTCAAGCATGACAACTTCGCCCCTCAAGAAGAAGAGCTTATTATTAATCTTCACAAGGCTATAGGCAGCAG GTGGTCTTTAATAGCAAGGGAGCTTCCAGGAAGAACAGACAACGATGTCAAGAACTATTGGAACACTAAGCTTAGGAAGAAGCTTTCCAAGATGGGAATTGATCCTGTAACTCATAAACCCTTCTCTCAGATGCTTTCTGATTATGGTAACATTAATTGGATATCAAATACTGGAAACCAAATTGCTTCTTTCAATAAAAACTTGAACTCAAATCTCTTTTCCAAACCAGAATCCTCTCCTGTCTTAACTGGATCTTCAAGTTCCAATAATGTAACCCTGAAGCCTCCCATTGAACAAGTTCAAGAAAATTCATTTGCTAGTAACAGCTGTTCATGGGAACTTCTGCCCCAGTTTCAGGTAACTAACCATGAGATTATGCAACAACATTTGTTTAATGAGGTTAGCTCTTCTTGTTCGTCTTCTTCTTCCACTACTGTTACACAATTAAACTCGCCACGATCCTATACCTGCCAACAATCTCAACCTCCAATAAAACCCTCTTCTTCTTGTTTGTGGAGTGAGTTTCTCATCAGTGACAGTGATCCTCTAGGGTACTCTGACTTTCAACAGCAGCAACAAGAGCAAGACTCTCATGGGGTAATGTCATCAATCTCGACACAGAATGATATATTCCAAGGCAAGTTCACTAGTGGGAATGAGGATTTTGGATTATATGATCAAAGGGGAATAAATGGAAATCAAACAAACAACTATACTGATGCATCTTCATCTTCTGCAAGTTCATTTGTGGATGGTATCTTGGATAAGGACAGAGAAATGCGATCACAATTTCCCGAACTTTTATATCCTTCTTTTGAGTACTGA